GCCATCGAGGCCTCAGTCACCGTCGGCCAGCTGCGCCAGTCCCATGCCGAGGCCGCCCAGGCCCACGACGCCATGCTGCGCCTTGAGGCGGAGATCCAGCGCACCGCGCAGCTGGCGATGGCTACCGGCCGGCCCGAGTGGCTGGAACGTCATGCCGAGACGGAGCAGCGCCTGCGCGAGCAGATCCACGCGCTGAGGGCGGATACGGTGGCAGGCCACGAAATTCTCGCCGAGGCGGTGAGCGCACTCGACGAGATGAGCCGTATCGAGCAGCAGGCACTTGCGCTGCAGGCAGCGGGGCAGGCGGAAACGGCCTTCGAGCTCGTTACCAGCCTCGAATATTCCACCCAGCTCATGACGCTCGGCCGGGCCATGCGCGGTTTCGATGACGCCTATCACGGCTGGATGCTCGAGAAATCACTCGGCCTGACCCGGGGCGAGGTCATCTCGCTGCTGGGAGCCATGGTGTTGTTCGGCCTCGCGATCGCGGCCTGGGTCCTGCTGGTGCGGCGGCTGCGCCAGGAACAGGCGGCGTTGCTCACGGAAATGGAGGCACGGACGCGTGCCGAGGCCGAGCTGTTGCGCGCGCAAAAGTTCGAAGTCCTGGGCGAGCTGTCTGGTACGGTCGCCCACGACGTGGACAACGTGCTCAGCGCTGTCGCTGGGTATACCTCTCTGGCAGCGAGAGCCGCGACCGGGCAGGCCAGGCGCGCCGCGCTGGAGGGTCTCGAGCGCGCAGTGCGCCACGGGCGCGGCCTGACGCGCAACCTGATGTCCTTCGTTCGTCATGAGCAGGCCAGCCTGCAGCCGGTCGAGCTCGGCGCCCTGGTGGAACAGGCGCGCGCATGGCTCGCACCGCTGCTGCCCGAGAACATCCAGTTGCAGGTGGTCAACCACGCGACTGAACCGCTCTGGGTCGAGGCGAACGCGGTGAACCTGGAGCAGGCGCTGCTCAACCTGGCGCTGAACGCGCGTGACGCCATGCCCGACGGCGGCGAGCTGACCCTGGCGCTGTGCCGCCGACAAAGCACCTCGGAGTCCGGCCGCGGCCCGGGTGCCGCGCT
This window of the Thioalkalivibrio sp. XN279 genome carries:
- a CDS encoding sensor histidine kinase; protein product: MARDRTSDASIRRWLLAAVLAAVAMLGWLSWHAIEASVTVGQLRQSHAEAAQAHDAMLRLEAEIQRTAQLAMATGRPEWLERHAETEQRLREQIHALRADTVAGHEILAEAVSALDEMSRIEQQALALQAAGQAETAFELVTSLEYSTQLMTLGRAMRGFDDAYHGWMLEKSLGLTRGEVISLLGAMVLFGLAIAAWVLLVRRLRQEQAALLTEMEARTRAEAELLRAQKFEVLGELSGTVAHDVDNVLSAVAGYTSLAARAATGQARRAALEGLERAVRHGRGLTRNLMSFVRHEQASLQPVELGALVEQARAWLAPLLPENIQLQVVNHATEPLWVEANAVNLEQALLNLALNARDAMPDGGELTLALCRRQSTSESGRGPGAALACLGVKDTGYGMDAETLQRAREPFFSTKPAGKGTGLGLVSAGRIAESVGGEMEIESQPGAGTHVRLLLPERADLAPVRTGVPVGGSRVVLVSAGAFWGELLADTFEDQGLSVARYHSLATARGDPTRAALLVLDWRGSVAEAVTALQGLRADGFTAPVLLLLDAELVGRDAELESRLAGLALVVSRGVRLGELGNLARRLAMEQAAETAA